The sequence TTTATTTAGTAAGCAATGATTCTCATAATATTAGAATAAACCAAATTCAATTACACATCGGTTTGATTAAGGCCTGTCCTATATTGACCTGTTTCTGCCATATTTTCATCCTGAAGATTTGACCCCACTTGGCGTAGCTTGATTTGCCCCATTAGAATAAACAGAGCAAACAAAAATTCAGGTCAAACAGGAAAcactttatttgttattttttcccctccaaagtaaaacaaagcaatttcATAAGTGATTAGTGCAAAGGAAACGATTACCAAAAGACATCATTGTGATTAGCCATTTTttatagatttaaaaaaaaacacatcaatatCAGGAAGTTACAATAAATGTGCAATAAACTGACAAGTCCACCAATCAGTGCAGTGAGTAACAAATACGAGGTAAATGttagaaaaatacaatatgcATACTCATTATAATGAGCCTTTTCTGGGGGGTTTTTTGGACACGACCACAACAAGAAGAATGCCGAGCGAGCTCAATCTACCCGTATGTCAGTGTTGCCGCTCGCTTCCCTGATCAATAAAAATCCGCCTCACGCATTTCTAAGAGCTTTGTGTTGCTACGGGTATGAATAGcactgctatttttattttttttttctccaacatGCACATAGCAGGTGAGCATAGTTTAAGTCACGACGAGGTAAATAAGAGGTCTAATGCTACGGTTTGAAGATTTCTCCCCTCAAACCTTGATATGGCTCAACAGTGGCCCGATTGATGTGTCAATGATGGGTTGGTGCCAATGGACAGTGCTTAGCAAATAGAAAGAAGGTGGCTTCGGGACATTTTCACATGAATCCATTCTTTGCGGCTCTCCACACTGTCCAAAGTGGAAACGTGGGAAATTGGCTTGTTTGCAACCTGAGCCAGCGCTCTGCAAGCAAAGGGTGGCGCCAGACGCACACAAGCGGGAGTATTCAACTCTgcgcacccaaaaaaaacaaaagggccATTTCATGAACAAGGTAACAGAGGCAACATGAttcaacagcaacaacaacacgcAAAAGTAAGATGGAGCCAAAGCAGGCGCCTAAATACCAGCAAAGTGATGAGCACACCTGGATAGGACCGCTGGGCCGAGAGAGCCCCCTCCCGGCTGATGAGAACAggtgcaaagcaaaagctaGCCGGGCCCACCTGGACGAGACCGGTCGGTCGCCCGTTGCTCCGTCCACCTGACTGACGAGAGCAAATGCAAACGCTAACCAGGTGACGTCGCACCAAAAAGGATGCGGGgaaaacatgaaacaaaaccaaatgtggcaaaaaaatcaacaatgcCAGGCAGCAAGTGGGCAGACAAAGTCAGCAATCCTGACGCAAACGTTTGAAGGACACGTGCTTGCAATTGGACCAGAAAAGCAACCAAAATCCAGAACCAGTGCCCGCCGTTGTCATCACGAGCTACGAGGAGCTTGTGGCAAGAATGCAAAGCGCACCGTTCAAACTTCCATTTGAGTCTGGACCGAACGAGGGAGGAgcgcccgccgccgcccgtGTGCGCAAGCACCATCTCCACGCCAGCTTTGCCTTCTTCGCATTGAATCGGGATTTGCAACAAATGCAAAGTGAGGATAAGCGTCTGTCTCCGAGCGTCGGCCGCAAGCTCCTTGGCGGGCGGGAGCGTCCGGCCGGGTCCTCTGGCGAAGCTCTCCGACCACCGCGTGGAGTCAAAGGCTCTGGAAGGCAGACAGCGAGTGAGAAGGAAGTCGCGGGCGGCGTTTGGCCAAATGGTCTTACAGTTGGCCAGCTGCAGCCTGCTCTGCTCCTTCTGCTGGGCCGCCCTGGTCTTGCTTTTCATGTAGGTCAGCCTCTTTGCTTCCATTTCACCTGGCAAAAAGCAGAGCGCAAATGTGCTGCGGCGATGCGCCCAACTTGAGGCAGTTAGTAGCAAAAGCGCCCATCATTTGGGGACAATACTGATGAAATACGGAGCAGCGGAAGGGGCGTCCCCGGGCGTACCGCTCATACGACGGATCACCTGCCGGTGGCGTGAACCCAAAGGCCGAGCGGGACTCCGAGCTCCGGCGGCTCTCCTTTACTTTACCTTGCGGGTCTCTCCGGGTTGCGTCGCGGGGATCGCACACGcgctggcggcggcggcggcggcaggcaGACGTCACAACGGCTTGAGGTTGGGCTCGGAGGAAGGCCACGGAGGGGAAAGGCGGCGACCGGTCGGGGGCGGACAGAGAAGGGGGCGCCCCATGGTCCCGAAAAGCCGAGGGGATCCTCCAGCGGGGGAGCGGGGACGCCTCCTCGCCGGAGGAGCCCGCCACGGGCGGCTGGGGTTCGGGCCCAGGGGTTGATGATGAGGACTTGGGGAGGAGGTGCAggatggaggagaagaaggagcAGGATTCGGGGAGGGGGATGGTCCCGATTCCGCTGTCCAAGGTTCGCATCTGGCGGCCGGACCCTGGGGCACAAGCACAACGGTCggcgggggggagggagggagggaaggagggggggagggagggatggtgggagggagggagggagggagggagggagggagggagggaggggccggCGACACTGCTAACCGGCTAACTGTGGCTGAAGTGGCTGGCACTGAATTCCGTTCTTTAGCCCATCCGCCATTATTTACATCACCAAGACGGACAACACTGCATTGGCTTTGACCTCGttaatccaaaaataaaatcatcatttttctgttgCGTTTGTGTCACTCTCCAAATAAGCAAAGGACTTGTAGCCCTGGCGTGTCATGGACTTTCTTTTCTACCAGCGCCAATTGACACGGAGGCTGGAAAAGAGCCAATTGCAGTGAGTCCACTTGAACCACGCTTGTCACGTTTGACATTGAACAACCAGCATGCGTCCACCATGGAATGCACCATGCCTTCAAATACACACCGCATTTTTAAGTTGGATCCCTCCGGGTGTCAACAAATGCCATTTTCTTAGCTCAGCATCTGACAATAAACATGACGAACCGCGGCCAGACCAAATCAACCTTTCTGTCGGCGTAAGAAGCAGGAGTGAAGAGCAAAATCTAGGGACAGCTTGAAATACATCTTCCAATTTAGTTGCCCTGCCATTTGGTGGCCGACGGTGGAATTACACCCAAAACCGCCGGACCAAATTTGACAGAATGTGACCCTGGGATCCGCCACGCCGGGGGATTCCCGTACATCGGTTTTCACGTGGGCAAACAGAACCAATACGATTACGACGTTTGCATTAAACGGAAACATTAGCTCTCCCTctttgaaaaggggaaaagttGCCCAAGAGTCTcctgcgccgccgccgccgccgttgcCACCACACGACACACAAAACCACGACACGAGCATCAAAAGCACGACTGGCAATGGATCTAATTGAACAATTAGATCCAGAATGGGCTCACCCTGGCAACatatgaggaggaggatgaggccAGGCGAGGCAATGCGTGGACAACATGCCGCCGGGCCGGGCTGAGCCGAGCGTTACCTTCACAATGCAGACTGGCCGGATTGCTCCCGAGTGGCTCCTGTCACCATCGTAAAAGTTCACCTTGTCTGCGGGACgcctcacgcacgcacgcacgcacgcacgcacgcacggcgCTGGAGGTGGGCCCGCCGTGCCCGCCGTGCCCGACTCCAGCAGAATACAAATAAGGCTAAAGCGCTTGCTTTCCCCCGTGTCGGAAGCAATGCAATGAAGCAAGTAGCAGAGGGAAACTTAGTTGGGTTAGTACTTAGGAGGCCTCGACTTACagcaacatttcaaaagtgcTCTTTACTTCTTTCTGCAAAAAGGCAACAAAGCCTCAGTGAGACTTCCCAGAGCCATGGTTTGCTGCGGCCGGTGCTAGCTTACCCGTGACGGCGTCCTGCAGGGCGCTGGCCATCAGGGCTGCCTTTTCCCCCTCACCTCTCTGGCTCGTCacagaaagcaaagaaaaaaacaatcaaggcCATGCACGCTAGCGGAAAGAAGCTCACCGCCGCTTCCTTCACCTGCGTGTCCCCGATGATGTCACCGCGCGGCAAGATCCCCGGGCAGGGCACGGCGATGCACGCTCGCACCGCATCGTGCGACTCTCTCCTTCCCGCCGAGCTGAAATCAcaaatggcggcggcggcggttaGCGCGGATCCCGCGTTGGTTGGCCATTCTCATTTAGCGAACGCAAGGACGCCGACGACAGCGACACGTCTCACCAGTCTTTTCCGTCGCTTTTTCTCCGCTCTCTCTTCTTGTCCGTCTTGGTCTGCTTCCCCCCAGCCAGCAGCGAGCTCATCTTGGGATCCCTCTTCTCCTCTTTGGCCTTGGCCACGTCCGTCTTGGCCGGAAGCTTCCCCTTGCGGAAACCGAACCAGTTGGCCAAGGCGGATCCGGACTTGTGCTTGACTTGGCTGCTCCTCTCCTGCTCCTGAGACTTGTGCAAGTTCTCCTCGATGCCGAGCATCACCTTCTCCTCGATGGCGGTGACGGCGCTCCGCCTCTCGGCTTCTTCGCAGACGGGTTCGCCGAAGGCGCTGCGGAACTGCTGCTCGATCTGCAGGCGTCTCTGGAGCCTTTCGCCGGACGAGCCCGGCCACGGAGGAAGCGCCGGGCCTTCCTCCATCAGGAAGTTGTTGAGGAGCGATCGGTTCAAGGGGCAGTGGTAGCTGGCGGAGCAGCTCACGCTTCCCGGCAGAACGTCGCCCAGCGAGTTGAGGGAGCTCCCGGAGTGCGTTTTGATCTGAGTGCGCACCTTGCCGGAGCGATTGAAGCCGGGGCGCTCGGCGTAGCGAGCGCCAAAGCTTTGGCTCCGGGCCTTGGCCCCGTTCATGCCCATGACCGGCTTCAACGGGGGTCTGGTGGACACCGAGACGGAACGCTTGAAGAGCCAGCCTTCCTCGTCCAAGCCCCAGTCCGGCgtcacgccgccgccgccgccgccgccgccgccgccgccaccgccgccgccgccgggctCGGAATCCAGAGAATTGCAACGGGTCTCCGTCTTGCCTTCCTTCATCACGTGCGCCTCGCAAATGTACGTCTGGTAGCTTTGGAGGCCTTTGGCCCACGGGTCGGGTTCCTCCCTGTTCTGCGGACGGGCGAACGTGAAAAAGGTAGCGCTTTCCGCTCCCGAGATAGCCTCGTGGGATCTGGCGTTGGCGGGAAGGGACGTTTTGGCAGCTCTGGAAGCAGCACTCTGGCAGTTGGCGTAGTAGACATTGGCGTACGTCTGAGGCGGGACTTGGGAAAGTTTGGGCTCGCTGATGCTCTGCTGAGACCTTTGCAAAACCTTGGGCTTCGGCGCCACCGTTCCGCCGTGGTACGCGGCGGCTCTCCCGACCCCCGGTTCCGATTCAAGGTGGGGGGTGGCCGGCGGCGTTCTGGGCGAATGGCCGTTGAGGACCACTTGATTGTCGGCTGAAAAGTCGCTCTGGCGAACGGACGCGCTCTTGCCCGCGGCGGCGCTCGGAGGACCGTTCACTTGTCCGGAGTCCGACGCGGTCCTGAGCAGGAGCGAGGCGGTCCCACCCGGCGGGAGCAGGGCGGCTGGGGGGGAGCCCGGCTCCAAAGAGGCCGACGGGTCGGCGGGGAGTCGCTCCGGGTGAATGGTGGCGGCGTGCGGCTGTGCCGCCGGAGCCTTTGAATCTTCGCCGTCGGCCGTCAGCGACGCGCTTTTGACCGGCGACGCCAGAGGGGAGCGCTGTTGCAGGCGCTCCAAAGACTTGGAGTCGTCGTCCTTTTCCGCCTCGTGATTCAAACTGTGCGCTTTTCCGTGATTGGCCCTTTTGTTGGGGCACCCGGACTTGTGACCCGGGATGAGGTTTTGATGCAGAGGCGAGCGGACCTGTTTGTGCTGTTCTGCTCCGGCGTCGGCGCTCTTGCTGCGCAGGATGAAGGCCTTCCTGGCCGAGTCGCAGAGCTGCGCTTTGGGCTTGGGGTTCCTGGAAACGCTGTCGTCGCCGTGGCGAGGGACCTCGGCCGAAGAGCTGCGCTGCCGGGCCTCGCTCACGCAGCTCAAAGCTTTGGTGGCAGAATGGCGCGCGCCGGGGTGGGCGTCTCTGGCCCGGGAATCCGCGCCGTCCAGCCGGGATTTGCGGTCGCCGGAGGCTTCCgggttgttgttgctgtcgcTCAAGGTGACGCCAGAGTTGTGGCTTTCCGCTCGCGGATGCTCTTTTAGGTTCTCCGGCGCCTCTGCCGAGAAGATGGCGTTGTCTGTGGCGGTGAGAGGTTCTTCCGCCCCGTGGTGGCTCTGGACTTCTCCTGACCCGTGGCCACCGGCTTCCAGACTGATACGCCAGTGGTTGCCGCTCTCGTGGCTGATGCCTCCGttcacgtttttgtttttccccgaCGGGTTCATTTTGACGCCCGGCAAGGAGATGCCCTCGTCGGACGCAGTCGTGCAGTTCTCCTTTGAGACGCTGCTCCGAAGACACTGGAGGTCTGCCGGACGAGCGCCAAGGGGGCCGGCGCTGGTCCCGGGGTCCCAGCCGGCGGCGCGCTGCGTTGCAAGCATCATAGTCATCACGCTGGCGGTGACCTTGGGAGTGTCGGAGGCTGTTTGTCACCTGTTGTTTGGACGGGCCCCGCCCCTCCGCCCACGTGCGCGATCCGGCACCGGACGACGGCAGACGGCCGCCGCCTCTGCTGCCACGTGGGCACGTTAGACTCAAGAGACATGGCCACCTCCCCGCGCCAATCGACACGTTTCCATTCCTTTGGATTTCCTGGACAGAAGAAAGCATTTTACtttcaagcaaacaaaaagtggactgatgaaaaatgacaaatccaaaagaaaacctgcggcggcggcggtggacTCGGCGCGGTGCCGACTCGCTGTTGGAAGCAGACGCTCAGGAGGCGGTTCTGCTGCTCCAAGTCAAAGACACGCGTACGCAGCTTGACGCATTCCTCTTTCAAGTCCTGCCAAAAGCACAAGAGGGAGGACGTGGCAAGAGCGAAGAGGAGAACATCGCCAGAGCGAACACTTGAGTCTCCAACCTTTTGAGCGAGGAGAGCCTGGACCACCTGGTTGGCCACCTGCAGTCACAAACAAACGGTTGAGTAGACGTTTGACAGGGCGCCGCCTACGCTGGGCGGTGTCCCACCTCATCTAGGCAACGTTCGTACTGCTTCCTCTGGTTGCGGTTTTCCAAGGAGAGAGCCGAGTTCTCGGCCTGCGAGAGCCACAAGGACACCGCAAGGATGAGAGACCGCCAGCGCATGGGCGCTGATCATCAACCGGAGTTGCCATCGTGACCAGCCTAAAACGCAGAGTCGCACCTCCAGAGCTCTGAGGCGCCGGAGCACGGAAGCGCCTTCGTCGGAGTCCTCGTCCGGAGCCTGCGGCGATGTTTGTGAAGGCGCCGGAGCCTCCAGGCTGTCCTGCTGCTTCCACATCTCCTCCAAGAGTTTGTCCTGGAAAGCAAAGCGCAGAGGTGGCGTCATTTGGCCTAGGTGGATTGCGTCCCGGTCTTTTGTACCTTATATGCTTTCATCAGGTCCAGTGGGTCCACCTTGGGGCCCTCCGATGAGTCCTGGTTCTGCAGGAGGCTTGGCGCGCTCTCCTCCATCCTGCAGAACGCGACCTTGTCATTTTGCCGTTTTCGTTTTGGAAAGCGGCTGCATTGAATGCCATTCATTTGACGCCTCCTCAAGGCTCATGTGCGCTTGATGAAgggctgacatttttttttttttttttgcaacatcaTCCGTCCGTCCCCTGATCAGGCTCAACGGTTCTGTGATCACTCGCGATGGCTTGGGCTCATGTTGAAACgcaagccagccagccagccagccagccagccagccagccagccagccagccagccagccagccagccagccagccatccatgcatccagctagccagccagccagccatccagccagccagccagccagccagccagccagccagccagccagccgcagTGTATTTTTTGAAAGCCAATTGCATTTGAAGGAGCAAAAGAGAAGCCAAGTTGCCTGGTGGGCGTAGCTCATCAAATTGCTCAAGGtgcaaaacaaagccaaacacTGGCTGTTAAAGGCTTTGGttatgattgacagctcctaAGTTTGACTTGATGGCTCTGATTTTCTCCAACTTCCCTTTATTCGGTGAGCCATTTCCTCACCGCTATGGGGTCTGTTTGCCGCGGTGCACGAGGGGCGAAGGTTTTACCCGGTCGGCCGGAGAAGTTCTGTCGCAGCGTCACCGTCTGCCAGAGCCTCCGCCACGGGTCGGCCCGCTTCCCTTcccttttcttccttccttccctccgaccgaccgtccgtccgtccgtccgtccgtccgtccttcAGCTTTACTCCTGATTGCTGCCTGCGCAAATGAATACATTGTTGTCGATTGGAAATGCGTTGAGAATTGCAAAAGGACTGAAATACAGATGTTGGTGAACACAAAGCTATTTGGCGTGGAACCATTTGGGTCACATTCCAGTCCATCGCTGCTGCCAGCTTGATAGTTTGTGATCGTGGAACTTAGTGTCATTTGGAAATAGCCCCGGCGTGTACAAAAGGATGCATTGACACGGATAGGCCTTTACAAATGTCCATTAACGTGATCATAGTTGCTTCCCTCACAATGAATCCAGGTCAAGTGCCATGACACTTAATTGCGCCTCTGGCCGCTTCCGACTCACTCCGACCCATTTACACCCGGATGCTCGCCGCACGTGAATTACTGCCAAGTTATCACGAGGCAAATAAACTAGACTCGGGGAGACCAATCAAACACCAACCAAGAAGGACAACTCCAGGCAAACGCTCACCGACCGTTTAGTCTTGAAGAACAAGATTGAATAGCACTGCTACCTAGTGGCGCTTAGCGGGAAGGGTGGCACGGACATCGGAACCGACTCCAATATACACCCATGCTCCTGAAAAGCCGTGAGTTTGGGCCCAGGCTGAAGCCCGCGAAAGGCCATCGCAAATGAAGACAGCCATTCCAAGTGAGGCTTTGTGAAATTGCAAATGGCCTCAGGTGCACGTGCGAGTCACTGGCAGTGACGCTTGCCAAGGAAGCGCTCGCCGCCTCTGCTGACCTACAAATGGTTTCTGGGACGAAGGACACTTCCAAATCATTTGGAATACCATGATGAACGGGATGACTGCGATGTTACAAAGTCGTATCACGCGACTAACAGGACACCGACTCGTTTGTTGGGCTCTGAAGACGAGACACGTTGTTTGGAGAATAAAGGCAGAGGTGCGCTCCAAATGTCTTTGGCACACAACGGAGCCTCggctggaagaagaagagcggGCCGCGCTGCCTCCGCCGGCTCGACCGGGACAAACGTGGACATTGATGGCGCTTCACAATGGGCGGCAAACAAAGGCGCTCACTTTGGGAGGGCCAAAAGGGCGTCAAGAGCCCGATTATACGTCTTACTACGCCGTTCAAGTGGCCATTCAGCCTCGGACGTCGGAACCAATCGGGACGGGCCCCCCCCCGTCAAGGGCATCGAGTGCAGACGCTCACGTTTCAACAGCTTGCAAATGGGTGACCTTGTCCCCAAACTACGAGCGGATTCGACTCGGCCCGTGCGGAACGCATCAATGGCCGTCGGGCTAGCTCAGCGCTAACTAGCGGCTCCATTTTGTCATTCAGCGACAAGGGTGCGCGTCGTCTCCATTTCAAACGGGTGAATTGACTGTAACGATGGTTTCATTCAACAACATCATGGCATCTCAACAATGTAACGAGTTAGCTCGTCTTCCAACAAGTTGTTGCCGTCAAAGGCGTAGCGGATGATGTCCATCTTTCAGTTTGTATTTTGCTTGCGATTGCTTTtggcctgcctggctgcctgcccgcccgGCTGCCTGCCcggctgcgtggctgcctggctgcgtggctgcccggctgcgtggctgcccggctgcgtggctgcctgcctgcgtggctgcctgcctgcgtggctgcctgcctgcgtggctgcctgcctggctgcagCTGATATTTTTAGCGCTTTTTGAAGACGGTTGATGTTGCAGAGGTTGTTACCCCGCTGAGACGACGTTACTATTCTGTCGCTCTCGCAGTCTAATCTGGTCCCGCCgcgtgtttttatttctggaGTTCAATCTTTGAGCGAGAGCTATTTATTGCTgatgtgcttttaaaaatatacctATCTTTTTTGATTGTGCTCACACTGAAAGCCAACAATCAGGATTATTTCAGGGAgcacattcatctttttacatCTGTtgtgaaaaggaaagaaaagaatttGGACCAATCCCTTCGGGACACTTTGGACATTACTAAACATTGGTCAAATTCATTGAACCACTTCATTTAGCAACTCAACGTCGATCGAACGATGCCGCCACGTCGACGACACCTGCGAGTTGCCCCAAAACGAAATGTTCTGCTCCGATGCAGACTGACTGGCGAAGGCGCCGAAGGCGGCCGCTTCGGAGCCTTTCCGCTCAGGTCCGCTGGCAGCCGTTGGCCAGAAGCACTCGCTGGGAGCCTCAAAGAACCTCCGGGCGAGCGCCGACCCCCTTTTTCCTGGGCTCGTTGTGGCGGTGCGACAGAATCCATTAGGCTGCCTGATAACGCGTGAGGTCTTCTTTGGCGGAGGCCCGATCTGCGCCGAGGTCAGCGCCACCCCACTCAAGCCGCTCATTTTTCGTAAAAGACCAGGCGGCGGTTAACacgtttgtttcttttgcccGCTCGGGTTTAGTGTGGTGTCAGGGCTTGATTTTGTTGGGAGTGAAACTTTCCAAGAAAGCGCCACGCCAAGAAGTGGCCCAAAAAGCCTCAAAGTAAAACGGCCTGCCGGCTGGACTGTTGCGATCAACGTGTCCGGCGGGCCAACTCGCCTGCAGGAGCCAGTCAATTATTGATGCGGGGCTTAGCTTAGCCTACTTTCTCTGCGACTTCGGGGCAAGcaggcaagcaagcaagcaagcaagcaagcatgCCGACTTGTTgccatgtgtgcgtgcgtggcaCGTCTACCTGTTTGTGTATTATGCATGCAGCGGAGCAGGTTGGCCCAAACCGTTTCAATGTGGCCGCAGCGTCTAAATGGAGGCTTTGGTAAGACGTGGAAAGACTCGACTTGCTTTATGCATGGCTTCGCTCTGGGCCATTTTGCCAGCGGGGCCAAAATGGGGCTGGCGTATTTTGCCTCGGCGAGCCAGCAAATTCTCCAGTGTCAAAGGTCAATAAAGGGCTTGCTACTTTGAAATCTTCTGCTTTTCCTGCTTCAACTTTGACGTTGTGATTTGGAACAAAGTGAGAGTGTGACTTGTCAAAGTACGTCTGTTTTTGtcaagatttgttttcttgaaaAAGATTCTTCTCAAAGCAACTACTACTATGTATGTTTATATTACAACATTAGGACAAAGTTATTCCAGCTATTCCGTTTGTCAAACTTAAAGGCttacttgcatttttttcttgatacATAACAAGCTCTTGAAAAATGCCACGTTGCATCATAACAGTACGTCTTTTTTCTTGGGGGGAAACAACCAACAACTCTCTTCTCCAAATTGTTCACCCATTCATGATTTGAACAAATAGACAAATATGAATTTGTCACgttcgtgtgtgttttttgtctctCTAATGGAGTTGGCTTTTTACCAGCATACGTGACATCACAGGACCTTTGCACCTTTTCGGGATGTGACAATTATGCCATAGTACGTCTGCGTTGGCGGACATCAAAGCGTCGACTTGTGCTTAAActaagctaagctaagctaagctaagctaagctaagctaagctaagcAGAAGCAATGGGTTGCTTGCCTTGCCGGCACATCATGCTCCTGTCCTTACCTCGTCAGAGATGGACGTTACATCCCCGGAGCGCAGCGGGTTATCTGGGtcagtggcggcggcggcggctgcagCAGCGCATCCATCCGGGCCCGCCCGTGCGGACGCCCGCATCCGGCATCAGGAGCATCTGGCAGCAGGTGCTCGCATCCTTGCGCACAAAAAAGAAGGGAAGGAGAGCAAAAAATATGGATGAGGGGGAAGCAGAGAATGGGGATTCTAGCAGGGCTCTGCCAAGGACTCAGCAGCtccgctcctcctcctcttggtGTTCTTCCTCCCCCCCTCGCGCTCACGGTGCCTAATTTGCCGCTTTATGGCTCTATTTGTGTCTCCCTGTGATGCTCAGCCGCGTTTCCACCTcaccgctctctctctctctctctctctctctctctctctctctctctctctcctcttgcTCTTTGGGTTCCTCAACTGCCCAGAGGATGCTGAACATGTGTGGATGGCGGGGGGCTGGGCCGGCTCGGAGTCGAGCGCCACGCTTCATAGGTGGTGACGCGTGTGGAGCCAGCGCATTCGGGGGGCATGAAAAtggattgtttgtt comes from Syngnathus acus chromosome 21, fSynAcu1.2, whole genome shotgun sequence and encodes:
- the LOC119115057 gene encoding uncharacterized protein LOC119115057; this encodes MTMMLATQRAAGWDPGTSAGPLGARPADLQCLRSSVSKENCTTASDEGISLPGVKMNPSGKNKNVNGGISHESGNHWRISLEAGGHGSGEVQSHHGAEEPLTATDNAIFSAEAPENLKEHPRAESHNSGVTLSDSNNNPEASGDRKSRLDGADSRARDAHPGARHSATKALSCVSEARQRSSSAEVPRHGDDSVSRNPKPKAQLCDSARKAFILRSKSADAGAEQHKQVRSPLHQNLIPGHKSGCPNKRANHGKAHSLNHEAEKDDDSKSLERLQQRSPLASPVKSASLTADGEDSKAPAAQPHAATIHPERLPADPSASLEPGSPPAALLPPGGTASLLLRTASDSGQVNGPPSAAAGKSASVRQSDFSADNQVVLNGHSPRTPPATPHLESEPGVGRAAAYHGGTVAPKPKVLQRSQQSISEPKLSQVPPQTYANVYYANCQSAASRAAKTSLPANARSHEAISGAESATFFTFARPQNREEPDPWAKGLQSYQTYICEAHVMKEGKTETRCNSLDSEPGGGGGGVTPDWGLDEEGWLFKRSVSVSTRPPLKPVMGMNGAKARSQSFGARYAERPGFNRSGKVRTQIKTHSGSSLNSLGDVLPGSVSCSASYHCPLNRSLLNNFLMEEGPALPPWPGSSGERLQRRLQIEQQFRSAFGEPVCEEAERRSAVTAIEEKVMLGIEENLHKSQEQERSSQVKHKSGSALANWFGFRKGKLPAKTDVAKAKEEKRDPKMSSLLAGGKQTKTDKKRERRKSDGKDCSAGRRESHDAVRACIAVPCPGILPRGDIIGDTQRGEGEKAALMASALQDAVTGSGRQMRTLDSGIGTIPLPESCSFFSSILHLLPKSSSSTPGPEPQPPVAGSSGEEASPLPRWRIPSAFRDHGAPPSLSAPDRSPPFPSVAFLRAQPQAVVTSACRRRRRQRVCDPRDATRRDPQGEMEAKRLTYMKSKTRAAQQKEQSRLQLAN
- the LOC119115296 gene encoding nck-associated protein 5-like isoform X2, whose product is MEESAPSLLQNQDSSEGPKDKLLEEMWKQQDSLEAPAPSQTSPQAPDEDSDEGASVLRRLRALEAENSALSLENRNQRKQYERCLDEVANQVVQALLAQKDLKEECVKLRTRVFDLEQQNRLLSVCFQQRVGTAPSPPPPPLSRKSKGMETCRLARGGGHVS
- the LOC119115296 gene encoding nck-associated protein 5-like isoform X1, which produces MEESAPSLLQNQDSSEGPKVDPLDLMKAYKDKLLEEMWKQQDSLEAPAPSQTSPQAPDEDSDEGASVLRRLRALEAENSALSLENRNQRKQYERCLDEVANQVVQALLAQKDLKEECVKLRTRVFDLEQQNRLLSVCFQQRVGTAPSPPPPPLSRKSKGMETCRLARGGGHVS